In Vicia villosa cultivar HV-30 ecotype Madison, WI unplaced genomic scaffold, Vvil1.0 ctg.002551F_1_1, whole genome shotgun sequence, a genomic segment contains:
- the LOC131639184 gene encoding pathogen-associated molecular patterns-induced protein A70-like, translating into MTDSITGSNFVAIATWFAPSPLFVLVNLVIGTIALVSCFNATPKIKIIERVKSINTPNYYNHQEQTSSSTITKPESTQPQLVETPTLLKRVVSFNLSLPKLAPVKTHYLQPETEKSSAELDPKPVCDSADEEKRKVELKRSVSEKECSMTLDWEEEEDEEALERRRPATAMARSETTTCKEDEGVDAKADDFINMFKKQLRLQRLNSFVRYRNTLTLPSFE; encoded by the coding sequence ATGACAGACTCCATAACTGGTAGTAATTTCGTAGCAATAGCAACCTGGTTTGCACCTTCACCCCTTTTCGTCCTTGTAAACCTTGTCATCGGTACCATAGCTCTCGTTTCTTGCTTCAATGCTACTCCCAAAATCAAAATCATCGAACGAGTCAAATCCATTAATACCCCTAACTActacaaccaccaagaacaaacATCTAGTAGTACAATTACAAAACCCGAGTCCACTCAACCACAACTCGTTGAAACACCAACCTTGTTAAAGCGTGTAGTGTCCTTCAATCTCTCCCTTCCTAAACTTGCGCCAGTAAAAACACATTACCTTCAACCGGAAACCGAAAAGTCATCTGCTGAACTGGATCCAAAACCGGTTTGTGATTCGGCTGATGAGGAGAAGAGGAAGGTGGAACTGAAGAGATCGGTGAGCGAGAAAGAATGTTCGATGACGTTGGACTGGGAGgaggaagaggatgaagaagcgTTGGAGAGAAGGAGACCTGCGACCGCGATGGCGAGAAGTGAAACGACGACGTGTAAAGAAGATGAAGGGGTAGATGCAAAAGCTGATGATTTTATTAACATGTTTAAGAAGCAATTGAGGTTGCAGAGGCTTAATTCTTTTGTCCGGTATAGAAACACACTTACACTTCCCTCCTTTGAATAG